The nucleotide window GAGACCAACCCGGCGCTCGCCTTCGACCGGGCGGCGGCGCGCGGCCACCGGCTGGACATTCCCGCCGGTACGGCGATCCGCTTCGAGCCGGGACAAAGGCGCAAGGTCGCCCTCGTGCCTTATGTTGGGGATCGCGCTGTCTACGGTTTCAATGGCAAGGTGATGGGCACGCTTTGACCAACAGAAGGAACCGTCTCGTGACCCGTCTTGCCGTTCTCACCGCCTCCGCCGGCCTGCTTGCCCTGCTGCTGCCGGCCGCCCCCGCCAGTGCCCAGCAGGATCCGGACATCGACTGCGACAACGCCACCGTCCAGATGGAGCTCACTTACTGCGCCGAAAAGGACTGGCAGGCCGCCGACGCCAAGCTCAACACCGCCTATTCGGCGGCGATGAAGTCCATGCGCGAGATGGATGCGGACCTGCCCGCCGACCTCAAGGGCGCCGCCGAGGCGCTGAAGGAAGCTCAGCGCGCCTGGATCCCCTATCGCGACAAGGCCTGCGCCGCCGCCGGCTTCCTCGCCCGCGGCGGCTCGATGGAGCCGATGCTCATCTATTCGTGCCTTGCGCAACTGACCGCAGATCGCACCCAGGAACTGGAACAACTGGCCGAGGGCCTGGGGAACTGATCCCAGCCCCGGCCGCCGCCGCGCCACGGAGACGCCGATGCCCTTCAAGATCAGCCGCGCCGCCTATGCGGACATGTTCGGACCGACCACCGGCGACCGGCTCCGTCTTGCCGACACCGATCTCGTCATCGAGATCGAGAAGGACTTCACCATCTATGGCGAGGAGGTGAAGTTCGGCGGCGGCAAGGTCATCCGCGACGGCATGGGCCAGTCCCAGCGCACGCGGGCGCAAGGCGCCGTCGACACGGTCATCACCAACGCGGTGATCGTCGACCATACCGGCATCTACAAGGCCGATATCGGCCTGACCGGCGGGCGCATCTCCGGCATCGGCAAGGCCGGCAACCCGGACATCCAGCCCGGCGTCGACATCGTCATCGGCCCGGGCACCGAGGCCATCGCCGGCGAGGGCAAGATCGTCACCGCCGGCGCCCTCGACATGCATATCCACTTCATCTGCCCGCAGCAGATCGACGAGGCGCTGATGTCGGGCGTCACCACCATGCTGGGCGGCGGCACGGGTCCTGCGACCGGCACCAACGCCACCACCTGCACCCCCGGCCCCTGGCACATGGAGCGCATGCTGCAGGCAGCCGAGGCCTTCCCGATGAACCTCGCCTTCGCCGGCAAGGGCAATGCCGCGCTGCCGGCGGCGCTGGAGGAACAGATCCTGGCCGGCGCCTGCGCGCTGAAGCTGCACGAGGACTGGGGCACCACGCCCGCAGCCATCGACTGCTGCCTTGCCGTGGCGGACGCCTACGACATCCAGGTGATGATCCACACCGACACGCTGAACGAGAGCGGCTTCGTGGAAAACACCACCGCCGCCTTCAAGGGCCGCACCATCCACGCCTTCCACACGGAAGGCGCCGGCGGCGGCCACGCACCGGACATCATCAAGCTGTGCGGCGAGGCGAACGTCATTCCCTCGTCGACCAATCCGACGCGGCCCTACACGGTCAACACCATCGACGAGCATCTCGACATGCTGATGGTGTGCCACCACCTCGACAGCTCGATCCCCGAGGACGTCGCCTTCGCCGAAAGCCGCATCCGCAAGGAGACCATCGCGGCGGAGGACATCCTGCACGACATGGGAGCCTTCTCGATCATCGCCTCCGACAGCCAGGCCATGGGCCGGGTCGGCGAGGTGATCATCCGCACCTTCCAGACCGCCCACAAGATGAAGGTCCAGCGCGGGCGTCTTGCCGGCGAAAGCGGCGACAACGACAACCTGCGCGTCCGCCGCTACATCGCCAAGGTGACGATCAACCCGGCCATCGCCCACGGCATTTCCCAGCATGTCGGCTCGGTCGAGGTCGGCAAGCTGGCCGACCTGGTGCTGTGGGATCCCGCCTTCTTCGGCGTCAAGCCGGAGCTGGTGCTGAAGCTCGGCACCATCGCCGCCGCGCCGATGGGCGATCCCAACGCCTCGATCCCGACGCCGCAGCCCGTCCACTACCGGCCGATGTTCGGTGCCTATGGCCGCTCGATGACCGCCTCCAGCGTCACCTTCGTCTCGCAGGCCGCCTACGACGACGGCATTGGCGAGCGGCTCGGCCTCGACCGGCTGGTGCTGCCGGTCTCCAACACCCGCTCAGGCATCTCCAAGGCCTCGATGGTGCTGAACGATGCCACCCCGGTGATCGAGGTCGACCCGGAAACCTACGAAGTGCGCGCCGACGGCGAGCTGCTGACCTGCGAACCGGCGGAAGTCCTGCCGATGGCCCAGCGCTATTTCCTGTTCTAGAGCCCTTTCGGCCAATTCGGAGCCATTCTGGCGGAGCGATTTTGTGGCAAGGTCAAGCAAAGACACGCAGGCCGTATCTGGATACGGACAAGGGGCTTTGCGCCGGAATTGGCGCAAAATCGCTCGCCCCGCAGGGCTTCCGATTGGCGGGCGCCCGGCGCCGAACCGGTCTTGCCCGATGCGAAGGCATCGCGCGGCGACTGTTTCGACGCCGGATCGCCGCCCCTATCGAGAAGCAGAATTGACTTCGAATTGGCCGAAAGGGCTCTAGGGTTCGGTTCGGAGGAACCGTCACCGACCGGAGGATCATTGCATGTACACGCTGATCGGCTATCCGCGCACCCGCGCCATGCGCGTCCTGTGGATGCTGGAGGAACTGGGCGAGTCCTACGAGTACCTTCCGGCGGCTCCGCATGCCCCGGAGGTCACCGCGCTCAACCCGACCGGCAAGGTGCCGGTGTTCAAGGACGGCGACACGGCGCTCACCGATTCCGTCGCCATTTGCCAGTATCTCGCCGACAAGCACGGCAAGCTGACCTATCCCGCCGGCACGCTCGAGCGGGCACGCCAGGACGGGGTCACCCAGTTCACCGTCGATGTTCTGGAAGGCGCGCTGTGGA belongs to Stappia indica and includes:
- a CDS encoding urease subunit beta; translated protein: MIPGELMPAEGDIELNAGRRVLEIEVANTGDRPVQVGSHYHFAETNPALAFDRAAARGHRLDIPAGTAIRFEPGQRRKVALVPYVGDRAVYGFNGKVMGTL
- a CDS encoding lysozyme inhibitor LprI family protein; the encoded protein is MTRLAVLTASAGLLALLLPAAPASAQQDPDIDCDNATVQMELTYCAEKDWQAADAKLNTAYSAAMKSMREMDADLPADLKGAAEALKEAQRAWIPYRDKACAAAGFLARGGSMEPMLIYSCLAQLTADRTQELEQLAEGLGN
- the ureC gene encoding urease subunit alpha, which translates into the protein MPFKISRAAYADMFGPTTGDRLRLADTDLVIEIEKDFTIYGEEVKFGGGKVIRDGMGQSQRTRAQGAVDTVITNAVIVDHTGIYKADIGLTGGRISGIGKAGNPDIQPGVDIVIGPGTEAIAGEGKIVTAGALDMHIHFICPQQIDEALMSGVTTMLGGGTGPATGTNATTCTPGPWHMERMLQAAEAFPMNLAFAGKGNAALPAALEEQILAGACALKLHEDWGTTPAAIDCCLAVADAYDIQVMIHTDTLNESGFVENTTAAFKGRTIHAFHTEGAGGGHAPDIIKLCGEANVIPSSTNPTRPYTVNTIDEHLDMLMVCHHLDSSIPEDVAFAESRIRKETIAAEDILHDMGAFSIIASDSQAMGRVGEVIIRTFQTAHKMKVQRGRLAGESGDNDNLRVRRYIAKVTINPAIAHGISQHVGSVEVGKLADLVLWDPAFFGVKPELVLKLGTIAAAPMGDPNASIPTPQPVHYRPMFGAYGRSMTASSVTFVSQAAYDDGIGERLGLDRLVLPVSNTRSGISKASMVLNDATPVIEVDPETYEVRADGELLTCEPAEVLPMAQRYFLF
- a CDS encoding glutathione S-transferase family protein, yielding MYTLIGYPRTRAMRVLWMLEELGESYEYLPAAPHAPEVTALNPTGKVPVFKDGDTALTDSVAICQYLADKHGKLTYPAGTLERARQDGVTQFTVDVLEGALWTAAKNSFIHPEELRVPEVKRVCAAEFADGLRHLEQLLGEGPFVMGAEFTLPDILIAHCANWARLAKFDLPETGPVADYLERVRSRPALAAAMKRGAEAIA